TTGTGATGAAGGCTCTTTCGACCCTGTCGCTGGCGCTTGCGGTGGACCGGCGGAATGCAAAGCCAGCTGCGATCCTGGCAGTTGCCATCTCACCTGCAACGGGACGCTCGACATGATCAGCGATCCAAGCGACTGCGGCAAATATTACATCTGCTTCCCGCACGGCGTGGAAGGGCCCTACAGTTGCCCAACCGATTCGCCCTTTTTCGACGGAGAGACCTGTGTGGTTGAAGATAGCGAGTGTTGCGAGGGAAGCTGCTTGCCTTTTTGCACGGCGGAAGGAGTGCAAATTCCTGACCCCACCGACTGTACAAAGTATTACATCTGCGTTATAGCAGGGGAATTAGCATCGGAAGATCTTCATTTCACTTGTGATTCTGGCAATTTCGACATATCTCTGGGGTATTGTACAGACAGTGCAGAATGTAAAGTTATGTGTCCGGGCGGTGTCCCGGGAGATGCCACAACCTCGGGCGGTAGCAGTGTCGCGTCCTCTGCTCCATCAGTCGCGCCGACCGGCGAGTGCCAAGACTCTCTCACCTGCACTGGAGTTGGCAATTTCGCCAAGTGCATCACATGCCAGCCCGAATATTTCCACTGCTCAGCCGCAGGACAGCCTGGAGTCATCCAGGCGTGTTCGGGCGACCTAGTGTTCAACCCGGTCCCCAGTTTCCCGTACTGCGTTTTGCCTTCGAACTGCCCTTACACGCCACCGCTGTAGGACGGATCCCGCGTCTCTTTGCTGACCT
The DNA window shown above is from Penaeus vannamei isolate JL-2024 chromosome 29, ASM4276789v1, whole genome shotgun sequence and carries:
- the LOC113814199 gene encoding uncharacterized protein; translated protein: MLKRQLLIVLLVSVCFFGVIYANSCEPSCVDTAFFGAKKCLPAASKVEDPMNCTQYYYCLSNCEVMQHPVPCDEGSFDPVAGACGGPAECKASCDPGSCHLTCNGTLDMISDPSDCGKYYICFPHGVEGPYSCPTDSPFFDGETCVVEDSECCEGSCLPFCTAEGVQIPDPTDCTKYYICVIAGELASEDLHFTCDSGNFDISLGYCTDSAECKVMCPGGVPGDATTSGGSSVASSAPSVAPTGECQDSLTCTGVGNFAKCITCQPEYFHCSAAGQPGVIQACSGDLVFNPVPSFPYCVLPSNCPYTPPL